One window of the Mycobacterium sp. SVM_VP21 genome contains the following:
- a CDS encoding HIT domain-containing protein: MSGDQAGEEAIVDTGAGEPDRLERLWTPYRMTYLAEAPLKRADSGSARSTQPFTDIPTLSDEDGLVVARGEHVYAVLNLYPYNPGHLMVVPYRRFSEFEDLTDDEGAELMAFIQKAIRVIKAVSRPHGFNVGMNLGESAGGSLAEHLHVHVVPRWGGDANFITIVGGSKVIPQLLRDTRRLLADEWAKQQ, translated from the coding sequence GTGAGCGGCGACCAGGCCGGCGAGGAGGCGATCGTCGACACCGGTGCCGGTGAACCCGACCGGCTGGAGCGACTGTGGACGCCCTACCGGATGACCTATCTGGCCGAGGCGCCGTTGAAGCGTGCGGATTCCGGGTCGGCGCGATCCACTCAACCCTTCACCGATATCCCCACGCTCTCCGATGAGGACGGGCTGGTGGTGGCGCGCGGTGAGCACGTCTACGCGGTGCTCAACCTCTACCCGTACAACCCGGGGCACCTGATGGTGGTGCCCTACCGGCGGTTCTCGGAGTTCGAAGACCTCACCGACGACGAGGGCGCCGAGCTGATGGCGTTCATCCAGAAGGCGATTCGCGTCATCAAGGCGGTGTCGCGCCCGCACGGATTCAACGTCGGGATGAATCTCGGCGAGTCGGCCGGCGGGTCGTTGGCCGAGCACCTGCACGTGCACGTCGTACCGCGCTGGGGCGGCGACGCGAACTTCATCACGATCGTCGGCGGTTCCAAAGTGATCCCGCAATTGCTGCGCGACACCCGCCGGCTGCTCGCCGACGAGTGGGCCAAACAGCAATGA
- a CDS encoding NUDIX domain-containing protein, which translates to MELTIVATVLVLVAVAVLAAAVAWAYQTANRLNRLHVRCDLSWQALDGALARRAVVARAVAIDAYGDQVAGRRLAALADVAERAPRHAREAAENALSAELAMVDAQSLPHVMVAELADAEARVLLARRFHNDAVRDTVALRERPLVRVLHLGGTAPMPTYFEIVERAGMVAHGGRSVLDPRVSARVVLLDEGGSVLLLCGHDPALPDDADNPAPRWWFTVGGQVLPDEPLAEAAARELAEETGLRVEPGALVGPIWRRDAVFEFNGERLDSQEFFFAYRTARFEPSAAGRTGLEQRYLHGHRWCDAAGIAALAAGGQKVYPLQLGDRLAEAARSADGGAGADGSLRRIS; encoded by the coding sequence ATGGAGCTGACCATAGTGGCGACCGTACTGGTGCTGGTCGCGGTGGCGGTACTGGCCGCCGCGGTGGCCTGGGCATACCAGACCGCAAACCGGCTCAACCGGCTGCATGTGCGCTGCGACCTGTCCTGGCAGGCGCTGGACGGGGCGCTGGCGCGCCGCGCGGTGGTGGCGCGGGCCGTCGCGATCGACGCCTACGGGGACCAGGTGGCCGGTCGACGACTGGCTGCCCTGGCCGATGTCGCCGAGCGGGCGCCGCGCCACGCACGGGAGGCCGCCGAGAACGCGCTGTCGGCCGAGCTGGCGATGGTGGATGCCCAGTCGCTGCCGCATGTGATGGTTGCTGAGTTGGCAGACGCCGAAGCCCGAGTGTTGTTGGCCCGCCGGTTCCACAACGACGCGGTTCGTGACACAGTGGCGCTGCGTGAACGGCCGTTGGTCCGAGTTCTGCACCTGGGTGGAACAGCTCCGATGCCAACGTATTTCGAGATTGTGGAGCGGGCAGGCATGGTCGCCCACGGCGGTCGCAGCGTGCTGGACCCGCGCGTCTCGGCGCGGGTGGTGCTGCTCGACGAGGGCGGATCGGTGCTGTTGCTGTGCGGTCACGATCCGGCTTTGCCCGATGATGCGGACAACCCGGCACCACGGTGGTGGTTCACCGTCGGCGGGCAGGTGTTGCCCGACGAGCCGCTCGCCGAGGCGGCGGCCCGCGAACTGGCCGAGGAGACCGGTCTGCGGGTCGAACCCGGTGCGCTGGTCGGACCGATCTGGCGTCGCGATGCGGTGTTCGAGTTCAACGGTGAGCGCCTCGACAGCCAGGAGTTCTTCTTCGCCTACCGCACTGCGCGGTTCGAGCCATCCGCGGCCGGTCGGACCGGGCTGGAGCAGCGCTACCTGCACGGCCATCGCTGGTGCGATGCCGCAGGGATCGCGGCGCTGGCCGCCGGCGGCCAGAAGGTCTACCCGCTACAACTGGGCGATCGTCTGGCCGAGGCGGCTCGCTCGGCCGACGGCGGCGCCGGAGCTGATGGGAGCCTTCGCCGGATTTCCTGA
- a CDS encoding glycosyltransferase family 4 protein yields MRIGMVCPYSFDVPGGVQAHVLQLAEVLRARGHHVSVLAPASPDVALPDYVVSAGKAVAIPYNGSVARLQFSPAAHRKVKRWLMQGDFDVLHLHEPNAPSLSMMALNIAEGPIVATFHTSTTKSLTLSVVQGLLRPMHEKIIGRIAVSDLARRWQMEALGSDAVEIPNGVDVAAFATAQPLPGYPRAGRTVLFLGRYDEPRKGMAVLLGALPALVERHNDVQVLIVGRGDEDELRRSAGKLASHLRFLGQVDDAEKASALRSADVYCAPNTGGESFGIVLTEAMAAGTAVVASDLDAFRRVLGDGEAGRLVPIDDPAALAAALIELLDDDALRASYVVAGAEAVRRFDWPVVADQIIRVYETVAGVGSKVTVGD; encoded by the coding sequence ATGCGGATCGGCATGGTCTGCCCCTACTCGTTCGATGTGCCCGGCGGGGTGCAGGCTCATGTGCTGCAGCTGGCGGAGGTGCTGCGCGCCCGCGGACATCACGTCAGCGTGCTGGCACCGGCGTCGCCGGATGTCGCGCTGCCCGACTACGTGGTGTCGGCCGGTAAGGCCGTCGCGATCCCCTACAACGGCTCGGTGGCCCGACTGCAGTTCAGCCCGGCTGCACACCGCAAAGTCAAACGGTGGCTCATGCAGGGCGACTTTGATGTGCTGCACCTGCACGAGCCGAATGCACCCAGCCTGTCGATGATGGCGCTGAACATAGCCGAGGGCCCGATCGTGGCGACGTTTCACACCTCGACGACCAAATCGCTGACGTTGAGCGTGGTGCAGGGCCTGCTGCGGCCGATGCACGAGAAGATCATCGGCCGCATCGCGGTCTCGGATCTGGCCCGGCGCTGGCAGATGGAGGCCCTGGGCTCGGATGCGGTGGAGATCCCCAACGGGGTCGACGTGGCAGCGTTCGCCACGGCGCAACCCCTGCCGGGTTATCCGCGAGCGGGCCGGACGGTGCTGTTTCTCGGCCGCTACGACGAGCCCCGCAAGGGGATGGCGGTGCTACTGGGGGCACTGCCGGCGCTGGTCGAGCGGCACAACGACGTGCAGGTGCTGATCGTCGGTCGAGGCGATGAGGACGAATTGCGCCGCAGCGCAGGAAAATTGGCGAGCCACCTGCGCTTCTTGGGGCAGGTGGACGACGCCGAGAAGGCGTCGGCGCTGCGCAGCGCCGACGTGTACTGTGCCCCCAACACCGGCGGGGAGAGCTTCGGGATCGTGTTGACCGAGGCGATGGCCGCCGGAACCGCGGTGGTCGCCAGCGATCTGGATGCTTTCCGCCGGGTGCTGGGCGATGGGGAAGCAGGCCGGCTGGTTCCGATCGACGACCCCGCGGCGTTGGCCGCCGCCCTGATCGAGCTACTCGACGATGATGCGCTGCGGGCGTCGTACGTAGTGGCCGGTGCCGAGGCGGTGCGTCGCTTCGACTGGCCGGTGGTCGCCGACCAGATCATCCGGGTCTACGAGACGGTTGCCGGGGTCGGCAGCAAGGTGACGGTGGGCGACTGA
- a CDS encoding alcohol dehydrogenase catalytic domain-containing protein, with translation MPTHRAVHVAAVDAPLTLVDVDTSQPGPGQVRIAVAACGVCGTDHAFVSGGFPAMTWPLTLGHEIAGTIVELGSGVTDWQLGERVAVGWFGGHCNHCIPCRKGDFIHCTNGQVPSWHYPGGYAESVTVPANALARIPDELSFVEAAPMGCAGVTTYHALRSTRARPGDRVAVLGLGGLGHLGVQFARAMGFETIAVARGAAKEADALALGAHHYIDSTAGDVASAMAALGGATVVLATAANSRAMADTLGGLAPRGELVIIGVTGDPLPIAPVQLITPGLSVTGHPSGTARDVEETMAFAVLSGVRARVEERPLAQAAEAYAAMAEGRARYRMVLTT, from the coding sequence ATGCCAACACATCGCGCTGTTCACGTGGCCGCTGTCGATGCGCCGCTGACTCTGGTCGATGTCGACACCTCGCAGCCGGGCCCCGGCCAGGTTCGTATCGCCGTCGCCGCCTGCGGTGTCTGCGGCACCGACCACGCCTTCGTCAGCGGTGGCTTTCCCGCCATGACCTGGCCGCTGACCCTGGGCCACGAGATCGCCGGCACGATCGTCGAACTAGGGTCCGGCGTGACGGATTGGCAGCTCGGTGAGCGAGTCGCGGTCGGTTGGTTCGGAGGACACTGCAACCACTGCATTCCTTGCCGCAAAGGCGATTTCATTCACTGCACCAACGGTCAGGTGCCCAGCTGGCACTACCCGGGCGGCTACGCCGAATCGGTGACGGTTCCGGCCAACGCGTTGGCCCGAATCCCCGACGAGCTGTCCTTCGTCGAAGCCGCGCCCATGGGCTGCGCCGGAGTCACCACCTACCACGCGCTGCGGTCTACCCGGGCGCGACCGGGGGACCGGGTCGCGGTGCTCGGCCTGGGTGGTTTGGGGCACCTGGGCGTGCAGTTCGCCCGGGCGATGGGCTTCGAGACGATTGCGGTCGCGCGTGGAGCGGCCAAGGAGGCCGACGCGCTCGCGCTCGGTGCCCACCATTACATCGACTCGACCGCCGGCGACGTCGCTTCGGCGATGGCCGCGCTGGGCGGTGCGACGGTGGTGCTGGCCACTGCGGCCAATTCGCGAGCGATGGCCGACACCCTCGGTGGGCTGGCGCCGCGCGGGGAACTCGTGATCATCGGGGTCACGGGCGATCCGCTACCGATCGCTCCCGTACAGCTGATCACCCCCGGGCTCAGCGTCACCGGTCACCCGTCGGGCACCGCTCGCGATGTCGAGGAGACCATGGCCTTCGCGGTGTTGTCCGGGGTGCGGGCCCGCGTCGAGGAGCGTCCGCTGGCCCAGGCCGCCGAGGCCTACGCCGCCATGGCAGAAGGGCGGGCGCGCTACCGCATGGTCTTGACCACGTGA
- a CDS encoding YebC/PmpR family DNA-binding transcriptional regulator, with amino-acid sequence MSGHSKWATTKHKKAVIDARRGKNFARLIKNIEVAARVGGGDPSGNPTLYDAIQKAKKNSVPNDNIERARKRGAGEEAGGADYQTITYEGYGPNGVAVLIECLTDNRNRAASEVRVAMTRNGGQMADPGSVAYLFSRKGTVTLDKNALTEDDVLAAVLDAGAEDVNDLGESFEVISEPGDLVAVRSALVEAGIDYDSAEASFQPSVSVPVDVEGARKVFKLVEALEDNDDVQNVWTNVDLSDEVLAALEAE; translated from the coding sequence ATGAGCGGCCATTCCAAGTGGGCTACCACGAAGCACAAGAAGGCTGTCATCGACGCTCGTCGTGGCAAGAATTTTGCGCGGTTGATTAAGAATATTGAAGTTGCGGCGCGGGTTGGTGGTGGGGATCCGTCGGGTAATCCGACGTTGTATGACGCCATTCAGAAGGCGAAGAAGAACTCGGTGCCCAACGACAATATTGAGCGGGCGCGTAAGCGTGGTGCTGGTGAGGAAGCTGGTGGAGCGGATTACCAGACGATTACCTACGAGGGTTATGGGCCCAACGGGGTGGCGGTGTTGATCGAGTGCTTGACCGACAATCGCAATCGGGCTGCCAGTGAGGTGCGGGTGGCGATGACCCGCAATGGCGGTCAGATGGCCGACCCCGGCTCGGTCGCCTATCTGTTCAGCCGCAAGGGCACGGTCACCCTGGACAAGAACGCGTTGACCGAGGACGACGTGTTGGCGGCGGTGTTGGATGCCGGTGCTGAGGATGTCAATGATTTGGGGGAGAGCTTCGAGGTGATTTCGGAGCCCGGGGACCTGGTGGCGGTGCGTAGTGCGTTGGTGGAGGCCGGGATCGATTACGACTCGGCTGAGGCCAGCTTCCAGCCGTCGGTCAGCGTCCCGGTCGATGTCGAGGGGGCCCGCAAGGTGTTCAAGTTGGTTGAGGCTCTCGAAGACAACGACGACGTACAGAACGTGTGGACCAACGTCGATCTATCCGACGAAGTACTGGCCGCCCTCGAAGCAGAATAG
- a CDS encoding type II toxin-antitoxin system VapC family toxin, whose translation MAPTLVYLDTSVALRTILDVPEREHLQSWMQTPATTFLSSRLLRTEVVRVLRRDDRPLSDAAPLLDRVGMLDITRETHNVAESIERHIRTLDALHLATALLIGEVVTVATHDTTMKKSAAHLGLQITDPVEHPN comes from the coding sequence GTGGCACCGACCCTGGTCTACTTGGACACCTCGGTGGCGCTGCGGACCATCCTCGACGTTCCCGAACGCGAGCACCTCCAATCCTGGATGCAGACTCCGGCGACGACGTTCCTCTCCTCCAGACTCCTTCGCACCGAGGTGGTTCGCGTGCTGCGCCGCGACGACCGTCCGCTCTCCGACGCGGCACCGCTGCTGGACCGCGTCGGGATGCTGGACATCACCCGGGAGACACACAACGTCGCCGAGTCGATCGAACGCCACATCAGGACCCTCGACGCCCTGCACCTGGCGACCGCGCTACTGATCGGCGAGGTTGTCACCGTGGCGACGCACGACACCACCATGAAAAAGAGCGCTGCGCACCTGGGTCTTCAGATTACCGATCCCGTCGAGCACCCGAACTGA
- the pdxT gene encoding pyridoxal 5'-phosphate synthase glutaminase subunit PdxT produces the protein MSGAHIGVLALQGDVREHLAALSAVGADPVPVRRRSELDAVDALLIPGGESTTISHLLRELELADPLRARLVEGMPAYGSCAGMILLASEILDAGAQGRAAIPLSGIDMTVRRNAFGRQVDSFEDDIDFDGLDEPVHAVFIRAPWVERIGPGVQVLAQAAAHPVAVRQGRVLATSFHPEVTGDRRIHRLFVDIAAGRA, from the coding sequence GTGAGCGGCGCGCACATCGGCGTCCTCGCCTTGCAGGGCGATGTCCGTGAACACCTTGCCGCCCTGAGTGCTGTCGGTGCCGATCCGGTGCCGGTACGCCGCCGCTCCGAGCTGGATGCGGTCGACGCGCTGCTGATTCCCGGCGGCGAGTCGACCACGATCAGTCATCTGCTGCGCGAGCTGGAGCTGGCGGATCCGCTGCGGGCGCGGCTGGTCGAGGGGATGCCGGCGTACGGATCGTGTGCGGGAATGATTCTGCTGGCCAGCGAGATCCTCGACGCCGGCGCGCAGGGGCGTGCCGCAATTCCGTTGTCCGGCATAGATATGACCGTGCGGCGCAACGCTTTCGGCCGTCAGGTCGACTCTTTCGAGGATGACATCGATTTCGACGGTTTGGACGAACCGGTACACGCGGTGTTCATCCGTGCACCCTGGGTCGAGCGGATCGGCCCGGGCGTTCAGGTTCTGGCCCAAGCGGCGGCTCATCCCGTTGCGGTGCGGCAAGGTCGCGTGCTGGCCACCTCGTTTCACCCGGAGGTGACCGGCGACCGCCGTATTCACCGGCTCTTCGTCGACATCGCCGCGGGGCGGGCCTGA
- a CDS encoding phosphatidylinositol mannoside acyltransferase gives MRVPGLSQLDAWATDAGFAAGWMLVRAMPEFVARNAFDAGALFASRGGGPEQLRKNLARVIGVAPQEVPGELMRASLASYARYWREAFRLPTMDHAALAVQLHESVRGRDNVTAALAAGRGAVLALPHSGNWDMAGVWMAQTHGGFTTVAERLKPESLYRRFLAFRESLGFEVLPSSGGARPPFEILTERLSDNGLVCLMADRDLSRNGVTVDFFGEPTRLPAGPAKLALATGAALLPAYCWFDGAGWGVDIGVPLDCSSGDVGAITQALADKFAAGIAAYPQDWHMMQPQWIADLPESRRARLGET, from the coding sequence CTGCGAGTTCCTGGGCTCAGTCAGCTGGATGCCTGGGCCACCGACGCCGGGTTCGCGGCGGGCTGGATGTTGGTGCGCGCGATGCCGGAATTCGTTGCCCGCAACGCGTTCGACGCCGGTGCCCTGTTCGCCTCGCGTGGCGGCGGCCCCGAACAACTGCGCAAGAACCTGGCCCGCGTCATCGGGGTCGCGCCGCAGGAAGTGCCTGGGGAGCTGATGCGGGCCTCGCTGGCGTCCTATGCCCGGTACTGGCGGGAGGCGTTCCGGCTCCCCACCATGGACCATGCGGCACTGGCGGTGCAGCTGCACGAATCGGTGCGGGGCCGCGATAACGTCACTGCGGCCCTGGCGGCCGGCCGCGGGGCGGTGCTGGCGTTGCCGCACAGCGGCAACTGGGATATGGCTGGGGTATGGATGGCCCAGACCCACGGTGGGTTCACCACCGTCGCCGAGCGCCTCAAACCCGAATCGCTCTACCGGCGGTTCCTGGCGTTCCGGGAGAGCCTGGGTTTCGAAGTGCTGCCATCGTCCGGTGGTGCCCGCCCGCCTTTCGAAATATTGACCGAGCGGCTGTCCGACAACGGGCTGGTATGTCTGATGGCCGACCGCGACCTGAGCCGCAACGGGGTGACGGTCGATTTCTTCGGCGAGCCCACCCGGCTGCCGGCTGGTCCGGCCAAGCTCGCGCTGGCGACCGGCGCGGCGTTGCTGCCTGCGTACTGCTGGTTCGACGGCGCGGGCTGGGGGGTCGACATCGGTGTCCCGCTGGACTGCAGCAGTGGTGATGTCGGCGCGATCACCCAGGCGCTGGCCGACAAGTTCGCCGCGGGCATCGCGGCCTACCCGCAGGACTGGCACATGATGCAGCCGCAGTGGATCGCCGATCTTCCCGAATCGCGACGGGCGCGCTTGGGGGAGACCTGA
- a CDS encoding CDP-alcohol phosphatidyltransferase family protein — MSRLPFLSRATFAGITTPVARVLLRAGLTADIVTMVGTAGAVLAALTLFPTGQLFAGTLIVWFFVHFDMVDGAMARQSGGGSAFGAVLDATCDRISDGAVFCGLAWWAAFGLDNPSLVVATLICLVTSQVISYIKARAEASGLRGDGGYIERPERLIIVLVGAGLSGLPVFPLPWALPVAMWLLAVASLITCAQRLHTVRTSPGAVEPLPQVADGSDGQETTGP, encoded by the coding sequence ATGAGCAGACTGCCGTTCCTGTCGCGGGCAACGTTCGCCGGCATCACCACGCCGGTTGCGCGCGTCCTGTTGCGAGCCGGTCTGACCGCCGACATCGTCACGATGGTCGGCACCGCCGGCGCGGTGCTGGCGGCGCTGACGCTGTTCCCGACCGGTCAGCTGTTCGCCGGCACCCTGATCGTCTGGTTCTTCGTGCACTTCGACATGGTTGACGGGGCGATGGCCCGGCAAAGCGGCGGCGGCAGCGCGTTCGGCGCCGTCCTGGACGCCACCTGCGACCGGATCAGCGATGGCGCGGTGTTCTGTGGGCTGGCCTGGTGGGCGGCGTTCGGCCTGGACAACCCGTCACTGGTGGTGGCGACCCTGATCTGCCTGGTCACCTCGCAGGTGATCTCCTACATCAAGGCCCGCGCGGAGGCCAGCGGACTGCGCGGTGACGGCGGCTACATCGAACGGCCCGAACGGCTGATCATCGTGCTGGTGGGCGCCGGATTGTCCGGACTGCCGGTTTTCCCGCTGCCGTGGGCGTTGCCGGTGGCGATGTGGCTGCTGGCGGTGGCCAGTCTGATCACCTGCGCCCAGCGGCTGCACACCGTGCGGACCTCGCCGGGCGCGGTTGAGCCGTTGCCGCAGGTGGCAGACGGTTCCGATGGTCAGGAAACCACGGGGCCGTGA
- the tesB gene encoding acyl-CoA thioesterase II → MAIEEILDLEQLEVNIYRGSVFSPLSADNQRTFGGHVAGQALVSAVRTVDPRYRVHSLHGYFLRPGDAKAPTVFTVERVRDGGSFCTRRVNAIQHGETIFNMSASFQTEQQGIEHQDVMPEPPDPKDLPDIAAMKAFDDEGFKAFAEWDLRRVPREQLPHMPGKVAEQQVWFRHRDRLPDDPVLHICALAYMSDLTLLGTSWAIHPGERDHLQVASLDHAMWFMRPFRADEWLLYDQSSPSAGAGRALTQGKIYNRSGDMVAAVMQEGLTRYPSGYRPTGQ, encoded by the coding sequence GTGGCGATCGAAGAGATCCTCGATCTCGAACAACTCGAGGTCAACATCTATCGCGGGAGTGTGTTCAGCCCGCTCTCTGCGGACAACCAGCGCACCTTCGGCGGGCACGTCGCCGGTCAAGCCCTGGTGTCGGCGGTGCGCACCGTGGACCCGCGCTACCGGGTCCACTCGCTGCACGGATATTTTCTGCGTCCCGGAGATGCCAAGGCGCCCACGGTGTTCACCGTGGAGCGGGTCCGCGACGGTGGTTCGTTCTGCACCCGGCGCGTCAACGCCATCCAGCACGGCGAAACCATTTTCAACATGTCGGCGTCGTTCCAGACCGAACAGCAGGGCATTGAGCACCAAGATGTGATGCCCGAGCCACCCGACCCGAAAGATCTGCCCGACATCGCCGCGATGAAGGCCTTCGACGACGAAGGCTTCAAGGCGTTCGCCGAGTGGGATTTGCGCCGGGTACCGCGTGAGCAGCTGCCGCACATGCCGGGCAAGGTTGCCGAGCAGCAGGTCTGGTTCCGTCATCGCGACCGGCTGCCCGACGATCCGGTGCTGCACATCTGTGCGCTGGCCTACATGAGCGACCTGACCCTGCTGGGCACCTCCTGGGCGATCCATCCTGGTGAGCGGGACCACTTGCAGGTGGCGTCGCTGGATCATGCGATGTGGTTCATGCGCCCGTTTCGGGCCGACGAATGGCTGCTCTATGACCAGTCGTCGCCGTCGGCGGGCGCCGGTCGGGCGCTGACCCAGGGCAAGATCTACAACCGATCCGGGGACATGGTGGCGGCTGTCATGCAGGAGGGGCTGACCCGCTATCCGTCGGGCTACCGGCCGACCGGCCAGTGA
- the pdxS gene encoding pyridoxal 5'-phosphate synthase lyase subunit PdxS: MAEMLKGGVIMDVVTPDQARIAEAAGAVAVMALERVPADIRAQGGVSRMSDPDMIEGIIAAVTIPVMAKVRIGHFVEAQILQSLGVDYIDESEVLTPADYTHHIDKWQYTVPFVCGATNLGEALRRITEGAAMIRSKGEAGTGDVSNATTHMRSIGGEIRRLTSLSEDELFVAAKELQAPYELVAEVARAGKLPVTLFTAGGIATPADAAMMMQLGAEGVFVGSGIFKSGDPAARAAAIVKATTFYEDPDVLARVSRGLGEAMVGINVEDIAQPHRLAERGW; the protein is encoded by the coding sequence ATGGCCGAGATGCTCAAGGGCGGCGTCATCATGGACGTCGTCACCCCGGACCAGGCCCGCATCGCTGAGGCCGCCGGCGCCGTCGCGGTCATGGCGCTGGAGCGGGTGCCCGCCGATATTCGTGCCCAGGGCGGGGTTTCGCGGATGAGCGACCCGGACATGATCGAGGGCATCATTGCCGCGGTCACCATCCCGGTGATGGCCAAAGTGCGAATCGGGCACTTCGTCGAGGCGCAGATCCTGCAGAGCCTCGGGGTGGACTACATCGACGAGTCCGAGGTGCTGACCCCGGCCGACTACACCCACCACATCGACAAGTGGCAATACACCGTGCCCTTCGTGTGCGGGGCGACCAACCTGGGCGAGGCGCTGCGCCGGATCACCGAGGGTGCGGCCATGATTCGCTCCAAGGGCGAGGCCGGCACTGGTGACGTCTCCAACGCCACCACCCACATGCGGTCCATCGGCGGCGAGATTCGCCGGCTCACGTCGCTCTCCGAAGACGAATTGTTTGTTGCCGCAAAGGAACTGCAGGCGCCTTACGAACTGGTCGCAGAGGTGGCCAGGGCCGGGAAGCTGCCGGTGACGCTGTTCACCGCGGGCGGCATCGCCACCCCGGCGGATGCCGCGATGATGATGCAGCTCGGCGCGGAGGGTGTGTTCGTCGGTTCCGGCATCTTCAAGTCCGGTGACCCCGCCGCGCGTGCCGCGGCCATCGTCAAGGCCACCACCTTCTACGAGGACCCCGACGTGTTGGCCCGGGTATCGCGCGGGCTGGGCGAAGCGATGGTCGGCATCAATGTGGAGGACATCGCGCAACCGCACCGGCTTGCCGAACGCGGTTGGTAG
- a CDS encoding AarF/UbiB family protein, protein MADLARGGFRRAVKLASLPAGVAGRAALGVGKRMTGKTKDEVNAELLEKAADEMFKVLGELKGGAMKVGQALSVMEAAIPPQFAEPFREALVKLQSEAPPLPAAKVHRVLDAQLGTKWRERFASFDDTPAASASIGQVHRAVWKDGREVAVKIQYPGADEALRADLKLIQRFNWVAKQVVPGADVDRLVTEINDTLEAELEYRQEADNQRAFAKAFAGDPKFFVPAVIASAPKVIVSEWIEGRRLSAIINSGTRQERDSACALLLEFTLSSPARVGLVHADPHPGNFMMLPDGRLGVIDFGAVAEHPEGIPPGFAELLCWARDEQWAEAIRLLKQLGFMPADYDLSAEQLVEYIQPLWPYIDPLRSGEFHFTRKWFQKSALVTTDPMAEGFADRFKMARRLTIPAGYVMLLRTLGGLLGVAVQLDAHVDYAALIERWAPGFFPPEQPPARDQD, encoded by the coding sequence ATGGCAGATCTCGCGCGGGGCGGATTTCGTCGCGCAGTAAAACTGGCGAGCCTCCCGGCCGGAGTCGCAGGCCGCGCAGCGCTCGGTGTGGGCAAGCGGATGACCGGCAAGACCAAAGACGAGGTCAACGCCGAGCTCCTGGAGAAGGCCGCCGACGAGATGTTCAAGGTGCTCGGCGAACTCAAGGGCGGCGCTATGAAGGTTGGCCAGGCGCTGTCGGTGATGGAGGCTGCGATTCCTCCGCAGTTCGCCGAGCCATTCCGCGAGGCGTTGGTCAAGCTCCAAAGCGAGGCCCCGCCGCTGCCGGCCGCCAAGGTGCACCGGGTGCTCGACGCCCAGCTCGGTACCAAATGGCGGGAGCGTTTTGCGTCCTTCGACGACACCCCCGCTGCCTCGGCGAGCATCGGGCAGGTCCACCGGGCGGTCTGGAAGGACGGCCGCGAGGTCGCCGTGAAGATCCAATACCCCGGCGCCGACGAGGCGCTGCGCGCCGACCTCAAACTGATTCAGCGGTTCAACTGGGTGGCCAAGCAGGTCGTTCCCGGCGCCGACGTGGACCGGCTGGTCACCGAGATCAACGACACCCTGGAAGCCGAACTCGAATACCGGCAGGAAGCCGACAACCAGCGCGCCTTCGCCAAGGCCTTCGCCGGGGACCCGAAGTTCTTCGTTCCGGCGGTGATCGCCAGCGCGCCGAAAGTCATCGTCTCGGAGTGGATCGAAGGCCGGCGGCTGTCGGCGATCATCAACAGTGGCACCAGACAGGAGCGAGACTCCGCGTGCGCGCTGCTGCTGGAGTTCACCTTGAGCTCGCCGGCGCGTGTTGGGCTGGTTCATGCCGACCCGCATCCGGGCAACTTCATGATGCTGCCCGACGGTCGGCTGGGCGTGATCGACTTCGGCGCGGTGGCCGAACATCCCGAGGGCATCCCGCCGGGATTCGCCGAACTGCTGTGCTGGGCTCGTGACGAGCAGTGGGCGGAGGCGATCCGGCTGCTCAAGCAACTCGGGTTCATGCCGGCCGACTACGACCTGAGTGCCGAGCAGCTGGTGGAGTACATCCAGCCACTGTGGCCCTACATCGACCCGCTGCGCTCCGGGGAGTTCCACTTCACGCGCAAGTGGTTCCAGAAGTCGGCGTTGGTCACCACCGATCCGATGGCGGAAGGCTTTGCCGACCGATTCAAGATGGCTCGGCGGCTGACCATCCCCGCTGGTTACGTCATGTTGCTGCGCACCCTGGGCGGGCTGCTGGGCGTCGCGGTGCAGCTGGACGCGCATGTCGACTACGCCGCGCTGATCGAGCGATGGGCACCGGGATTCTTCCCGCCCGAGCAGCCCCCGGCACGCGACCAGGACTGA